One segment of Panicum virgatum strain AP13 chromosome 1K, P.virgatum_v5, whole genome shotgun sequence DNA contains the following:
- the LOC120644160 gene encoding chaperone protein DnaJ-like isoform X1 has product MDAGAEKCRDAAAAAGEAGSDLYAVLGLKKECSDTELKVAYRKLAMRWHPDKCSSSSSVKHLQEAKEKFQEIQSAYSVLSDANKRFLYDVGVYDNEADEDSLQGMGDFIGEMAQMMSQARPTRQESFEELQQLFVDMFQSDLDSGFCNGPAKGHQVHGQAQSRTSSTSPSSSPSPPPPTVVTEVEVPSCNGFNKRGSSAMDSGKPPRPLDAGVSQSQAGFCFGMSDTKQAQKMRGPNTSRRRNGRKQKLSSKHDVSSEDDTAGSQHQQHVAV; this is encoded by the exons ATGGATGCCGGGGCAGAGAAGTgccgcgacgccgcggcggcggccggggaggccGGCAGCGACCTCTACGCGGTCCTTGGGCTCAAGAAGGAGTGCTCCGACACCGAGCTGAAGGTCGCCTACCGGAAGCTCGCCATG agatggcacccagacaaatgctcctcctccagcagcgTGAAGCACCTGCAGGAAGCCAAGGAGAAGTTCCAAGAGATCCAGAGCGCCTATTCCG TCCTCTCCGACGCTAACAAGCGGTTCCTCTACGACGTGGGTGTATATGACAATGAGGCCGACGAGGACAGT CTGCAGGGAATGGGGGACTTCATTGGTGAGATGGCCCAGATGATGAGCCAGGCGCGTCCGACG AGGCAGGAAAGCTTTGAGGAGCTGCAACAGCTGTTCGTGGACATGTTCCAGTCCGATCTTGATTCAGGATTCTGCAATGGGCCTGCCAAGGGCCATCAGGTGCATGGGCAAGCCCAAAGTAGAACATCCTCAACCTCGCCTTCATCAtcaccatctcctcctccgcctaCTGTAGTAACGGAGGTAGAGGTGCCATCATGTAATGGCTTCAATAAGCGGGGTTCATCAGCAATGGACTCGGGGAAACCTCCAAGACCACTTGATGCTGGTGTGAGTCAGAGCCAGGCTGGCTTTTGTTTTGGG ATGAGCGACACAAAGCAAGCTCAGAAGATGCGAGGCCCAAACACCAGCCGGAGGAGGAACGGCCGGAAGCAGAAGTTGTCATCGAAGCATGATGTTTCATCCGAAGATGACACCGCAGGTTCTCAGCACCAGCAGCATGTAGCAGTTTGA
- the LOC120644160 gene encoding chaperone protein dnaJ 6-like isoform X2, with translation MDAGAEKCRDAAAAAGEAGSDLYAVLGLKKECSDTELKVAYRKLAMRWHPDKCSSSSSVKHLQEAKEKFQEIQSAYSVLSDANKRFLYDVGVYDNEADEDSLQGMGDFIGEMAQMMSQARPTRQESFEELQQLFVDMFQSDLDSGFCNGPAKGHQVHGQAQSRTSSTSPSSSPSPPPPTVVTEVEVPSCNGFNKRGSSAMDSGKPPRPLDAGVSQSQAGFCFGHKSRCLQIRLQNIKSLDAMKRIGWLCYR, from the exons ATGGATGCCGGGGCAGAGAAGTgccgcgacgccgcggcggcggccggggaggccGGCAGCGACCTCTACGCGGTCCTTGGGCTCAAGAAGGAGTGCTCCGACACCGAGCTGAAGGTCGCCTACCGGAAGCTCGCCATG agatggcacccagacaaatgctcctcctccagcagcgTGAAGCACCTGCAGGAAGCCAAGGAGAAGTTCCAAGAGATCCAGAGCGCCTATTCCG TCCTCTCCGACGCTAACAAGCGGTTCCTCTACGACGTGGGTGTATATGACAATGAGGCCGACGAGGACAGT CTGCAGGGAATGGGGGACTTCATTGGTGAGATGGCCCAGATGATGAGCCAGGCGCGTCCGACG AGGCAGGAAAGCTTTGAGGAGCTGCAACAGCTGTTCGTGGACATGTTCCAGTCCGATCTTGATTCAGGATTCTGCAATGGGCCTGCCAAGGGCCATCAGGTGCATGGGCAAGCCCAAAGTAGAACATCCTCAACCTCGCCTTCATCAtcaccatctcctcctccgcctaCTGTAGTAACGGAGGTAGAGGTGCCATCATGTAATGGCTTCAATAAGCGGGGTTCATCAGCAATGGACTCGGGGAAACCTCCAAGACCACTTGATGCTGGTGTGAGTCAGAGCCAGGCTGGCTTTTGTTTTGGG CATAAATCCAGATGCCTACAGATTCGCTTGCAAAACATCAAGTCTCTAGATGCCATGAAAAGAATTGGGTGGCTATGCTATCGCTAG